Proteins encoded by one window of Flagellimonas lutaonensis:
- a CDS encoding phytanoyl-CoA dioxygenase family protein: MQQTNSKIEMANKAHEEIPGNPSTATSSKKKLNDRSNGKRLRVLSEADWDFWIKNGYIIIKNAVSKQQAKATADFLWEFEEKDPNDPSTWYTAPRAEMQMKELIGTGMVEVYNHQLLWNNRQTQRIYDAFVDIWGTEKLWVTIDRANLNFPNRPGFEQKGFIHWDYDPETKPQNVQGVLALADQLDENMGGFQCIPWLYRNYDKWKQTQPKDRDHFQPDISGLEDKIVKVSLEAGDLLIFNSLQPHGIRPNKSKNKVRIAQYISMMPAEEDNEELRKWRIHSWKNRVAPEGYAFPGDPRNWERDRYETAKLSPLGEKLLGLKDW, from the coding sequence ATGCAACAGACCAATTCGAAAATAGAAATGGCCAACAAGGCCCATGAAGAAATACCTGGTAACCCTTCAACCGCCACTAGCAGCAAGAAAAAACTGAACGACCGTTCAAACGGCAAACGCCTTCGCGTACTTTCTGAAGCGGACTGGGATTTTTGGATCAAGAACGGCTACATCATTATCAAAAATGCCGTTTCGAAGCAGCAGGCCAAGGCCACGGCCGATTTTCTGTGGGAGTTTGAAGAAAAAGACCCCAACGACCCAAGCACTTGGTACACGGCCCCAAGGGCAGAAATGCAGATGAAAGAATTGATAGGTACCGGGATGGTCGAGGTCTATAACCACCAGCTGCTCTGGAACAACCGCCAGACCCAACGAATCTATGATGCCTTTGTCGATATCTGGGGCACTGAAAAATTGTGGGTCACCATTGACAGGGCCAATCTAAATTTCCCCAACCGTCCGGGATTTGAACAGAAAGGCTTTATCCACTGGGACTATGACCCTGAGACCAAGCCCCAAAATGTGCAGGGGGTTCTTGCACTGGCCGACCAGCTCGATGAAAATATGGGGGGTTTTCAGTGCATTCCATGGCTTTACCGCAATTATGATAAATGGAAGCAGACCCAACCCAAAGACCGCGACCATTTTCAGCCCGATATTTCTGGGTTGGAAGACAAAATTGTGAAAGTTTCCTTGGAAGCAGGGGACCTGCTCATTTTCAACAGCCTTCAGCCGCATGGCATTCGACCGAACAAATCAAAGAACAAGGTGCGTATTGCCCAGTATATTTCAATGATGCCGGCCGAGGAAGACAATGAAGAGTTGCGCAAGTGGCGCATCCATTCATGGAAAAACAGGGTCGCCCCTGAGGGCTACGCTTTTCCCGGTGATCCCAGAAATTGGGAACGTGACCGTTATGAAACTG
- a CDS encoding helix-turn-helix domain-containing protein: MKVQLETIAEKTNSPFRLLHSPRLSDLFYWHFHPEYELVYIEGASATRHVGNHISQYSESDLVLIGSNIPHLNFDYGVATEYTHEVLHIKTDIKKEVFDKYPEMGAIKKLLQMAQYGIAFHGDTKRCIGALMKQWHQMDGFSFFTSVLDVLNSLSKSTEFELLHTSPYINRFKQRDQERLRTIHTFLENRYATKVTIDEVAEKCNLGREAFCRYFKKETGSTFITFLNQYRISHAKRLLLAGKTVTEACFACGFESLSYFNRTFKAVSEETPSNFKKRHRSVKV, encoded by the coding sequence GTGAAAGTTCAACTTGAGACTATTGCTGAGAAAACAAATTCTCCCTTTCGACTGCTGCACAGTCCGAGGTTGAGCGATTTGTTCTATTGGCATTTCCACCCAGAATACGAGTTGGTCTACATTGAGGGGGCCAGCGCCACCAGACATGTTGGCAACCACATCTCACAATACAGTGAAAGTGACTTGGTGTTGATAGGCTCGAATATTCCGCACCTCAACTTTGATTATGGGGTGGCCACCGAATACACACATGAGGTGTTGCATATTAAGACGGATATAAAAAAGGAGGTCTTTGACAAGTATCCTGAAATGGGGGCTATCAAAAAGTTATTGCAAATGGCGCAATATGGCATTGCTTTTCATGGTGATACAAAACGCTGCATTGGGGCCCTTATGAAACAATGGCACCAGATGGACGGTTTTAGTTTTTTTACCAGTGTACTCGATGTATTGAACAGCCTTTCGAAAAGCACTGAATTTGAGCTCTTGCACACTTCGCCCTATATCAACAGGTTTAAGCAACGTGACCAAGAGCGGCTACGAACAATCCATACTTTTTTGGAAAACCGGTATGCCACCAAGGTCACCATCGATGAGGTAGCCGAAAAATGCAATTTGGGGCGGGAAGCCTTTTGTCGGTACTTCAAAAAAGAAACGGGCAGCACCTTTATCACGTTTTTGAACCAATATCGAATCAGCCATGCCAAGCGGCTATTGTTGGCGGGCAAAACGGTGACCGAGGCCTGTTTTGCCTGTGGGTTTGAAAGCCTGTCTTATTTCAACCGAACGTTTAAGGCCGTCAGCGAGGAAACACCCTCAAATTTCAAAAAACGGCATCGTTCTGTAAAAGTTTGA